Part of the Gordonia crocea genome is shown below.
ACAAGCCCCCGACGCGCGAGCTCTTCACCGAGTATCTGCAGAACATCGTCGACCGTCTCCTCGCTGAGCCCCATGTCACCCTGGCCCTGTTCGAACTGAGGCTGGAGAGCACCCGCCGGCCAGAGGTTGCCGAGGCGATCAGCAGGTGGCAGCGAGAGGGGTTTGAAGCCGACGTGGGGTTCAACATCGCTGCCGGATTCCCGGGGCGCGCGACGGAGATCGCGCTGTTCCACCACGCGATAGACGGTTTGGTCCTCGACCAGCTCACCTCACCACTGCTTGGTGAGACACCCACGACCGTTTTCGTCGAGCGCCTGGTGGAAGCCCTGCTACCCCGGGAGTGAGCGGCAAGCCCGATCCGTTTTGTATCGGTAGCTGCAGATACGGTAAGGTCTGATCTCGGTTCACGGGCCTATAGCTCAGGCGGTTAGAGCGCTTCGCTGATAACGAAGAGGTCGGAGGTTCAAGTCCTCCTAGGCCCACCAAACCCACACTTGCCGGACGCGAGGCGACCTCGTGAATGGCAAACGGGGCCTTAGCTCAGTTGGTAGAGCGCCGCCTTTGCAAGGCGGATGTCAGGAGTTCGAATCTCCTAGGCTCCACCAGAAATTCTTCACTCCTCCGGGTACAGCCACCGGCCGGCCAGCGGGGAGAGCACCAGAAACTCATGCGTCGCGGGCTCGGTGCGTCAGGACAGCTGCGAGCGGCCCTGCTCGATCACCGATTCCGCACTGGCGCCGACTCGGTCCACCCCACCGGTGCTCATCCACGCCTGGGCGGTGTCGGCCTCGGTCTGCAATTGCGGCGTTAGATGATCGTCGCGGATCCGTTGGTAGGAGCCGAGTAGGGCGGTCACCGCCGCCCGGTTGTTCGCGGCGATGTCGGAGGCGATCCGTGTGGCCAGCGGCAGCAAGTCGTCATGAGCGACCACTTCGGTGACCAGGCCGTGCGCCAAAGCGGACTCGGCGTCGACGAACATTCCACTCAAGGACATCCGCTTGGCAAACCCGAACCCGACCATCTCGGGAAGCCGTGCGCTCAGACCCCACAGCGGCATGACGCCGACCCGAGCGTGGGTATCGGCGAAGACCGCCCGCTCGGACGCCACCAGAATGTCGCAGGCCAGGGCGAGTTCGAGCCCACCGGTCACGGCGGGCCCGTTGATCGCTCCGATGATCGGCTTGTCGATGGGAGCCCACGGATGGCCGGTCGGCGTGTTCTCGAACGCTAACCCCGCCCAATCACCGCCGTCGGCCATCGCCTTGAGGTCGATGCCCGCACAGAACGCCGGGTCGGTACCGGTCAGGATGACCGCGGCAACCGTGTCGTCGGCACCCGCGTCGGCGATCGCCTGTTGGAGTCCGGCAATCAATCCCGCCGTCAAGGCGTTCCGCGACTCAGGTCGATTCAGCGTGATGATCGCAGTCGCGGCATCGCGGGTGACTTCGAGTTCGTTCGCCATAGTGAACACCCTTCAAGGGACCTAACAGGAAGTTGCCAGGTTCACACCGATATCCTGAATATTGTGTACGTCCCTCAGCGTGGGCGCCGACGGGCGTCGCTGCCGATGGCCTTGGTCGTCGGCGTTGCCGCCATTCTCGGCGTCACGCTCGTGACAGTACCGGCCAATGCCGCTCCGCAGGCAGAGTTCTTGGGCCGGGTTCCCCACGCCAACTGGTACGGCGCCTATATCCCGGTGGCCGGTGGAGCGCAGATCTACGCCGACGTACTCGTGCCGCGCGAGCGGTCCGGCAAGGTGCCGGTCGTCTTGGCGGTGGGTCCGTACTTCCAGCACCTGCGCGCGTCACGTCAGCGGCTGGCCGAGCGGGTGCCCGCGCAGCGGTACGACGACCTGGTCAAGGGCGCGCGTCTGCTGGAGCGCGGCTACGCGGTGGTGTTCGCCGACCTGCGCGGTTTCGCCAACAGCAGCGGGTGCCCCGACAACAGCGGTCCCGCCGACCGCAGCGACATCCGTCGGATTGTTCGGTGGGCGGCCAGCCAATCCTGGTCGTCGGGGAAAGTGGGCCTGTACGGGAAGTCCTATGACGGCGTGACCGGCCTGATGGCGGCGGGGGAGCGAATCCCCGGATTGGCCGCGGTGGTCGCCCAAGAACCGGTCTATGACTGGTACCGGTACCTGTACGGCAACGGCGTTCCCCGCACCACCCGCGTGGGAACACCGCTGTCGCTGGTCTATACCTCGATGAACCCGCCGCCGTCGAACGTCGATGTGTCCAGCCGCCAGTTCCAGGACTACCTGACCCGCTCGGCTGCCAACGTCATCAATCCCGGATGCGTACCGGCGGCGCTCGTGGCGACGCAGAGTGCCGGTGTCAACGACCCCTATTGGGTCTCGCGTCGGGTCCTCGGCAGGCTCCGCGGCTCGACGGTGCCGCTGTTCCTCTCGCAGGGATTCATCGATCAGAACACGCCGGCCGACGGTCTGGTTGACCTGTTGCGCAACGTGTCCGGACCGGTTACCGGGTGGTTGGGGATGTGGGACCACGTCCGTGGCAACGACACCGACCGGAGCGCGATGATGGGCCACGCGACCGACCGCTCGTCGACCGGGCGAACCGACTATCTGGACCAGGTCGCCGCGTTTTACGGTCACTACCTCAAGGGCGAAGGCCCGCGTCCCACCGGGTTTTACGTTCAGGACAACACCGGATCGTGGCGCGTCCAGAACCAGTGGCCGCTGCGGTCGTCGGTTCGCCGAGTCGCCCTGACCACAGGTGCGTACCGGTTCAACGGACAGCAGGTCGCCACCAAGGTGCCGTTCCGCAATCGTTGGGCCTCGACACAGATCGACGGCGCTGCCGCATCCTTTGGCGTCCTGCAGCGCACGTTCGACGACGCGGCGAACGGCGTGTGGACGTTGCTCCCCCCCGAGGCCGCGGCGATCAGGATCAGCGGCGCACCGCGTATCACCCTGCGGACACGGTTGGCCGGCGGCCACAATCCGGGAACCACGCCGGTGGCGGTGGACCTGTATGACGTCGCGCCGTCGGGCCAGGCCATCTTGATCTCCCAGAACGTCTCAATGCTGGGGCCGAAGACGACCTCATTCCGGCTTTTCGCGACCGACTGGGTCGTTGCACCCGGGCACCGGCTGGCGATCCGGGTCACCGACTCCAACCGTGGCCGATGGGACTACTACGCGGTACCGCCGAATGCGGTGACGGTAAACGTCGTCGGCGGTGAGGCTCTGCTCCCGTTGGCGCCGGTGGTGTCCGGCACGCGGACGACAGGTACCTCGAACACCAGTCTCGAGGGTCATTTGCGGTGGTACCGATACCCGGTGCCCCGCCGATAGCGCGTCGGAGTCAGCGCCCGCCGAGGACGAAGATCAGGTAGGTCGCCAACCCGAGCCCCAGAGCGGTCAGATAGGCCCACCCGATGATGAGGGCCGCGACCGCGTACGGATCGCCGGTCTCACCGGTCTGGGCGATCTCGCGACGGGCCTTGCGGCCGAGATAGACCCCGAACGGGGCGGAGATACCGAAGAAGGAACACAGCAACGCCGGAATGGCGTTCTTGTTCAGTTGCGGCTCCGGCTTGGCGGGCAGCGCATGCGGCTTGGCCGACGCGGTCCCCGACGATGAGCCATGAGGCGTTGCGGGCTTGGCCGGAGCAGTGGGCTTGGCCGGGGTATTCGCGGCAGCCGAGGCGGGCCGGGGTGTGGGAGCGGGTGCCGGTTGGGGAACCGGGCGTGGGGCGGGCGGCGCCTTCGGCGGCTGATTGGTCGATGCCGGCGGGGTGGCGGGCGGCCGCGGGTGGCCTGCCGGGGGACGAGGGCCCTGCTGGGCAGGTGTGGCCGACGGCTTGCCGACGGGTGGGATCACCGTCGTCGGCTGGGAGGCGTTCGGGCGCGGCGGCTGCGATTGGGGCCCAGACGATTGGGGACCAGAGGGTTGGGTGGGCCGGTTCGACGGAACCGGGGGCCGCCGCCGAGCCGGCGGAGGAGGCGCGGGCGTCCACGATCGGCCGCGAGTGCCCGACCCCGACGGAGGCGGGATCGGTTGACGGGTCATCGGTGACGGCGCGGGACGACGGTCCAGGGGGCTTCCGCCCGCCGAACCGCCGGTGCGCTCATCTGAACTCATGCGCCAAAACTACCCGTAGTTGGCTTCTCAGCGCGTGAAGTCAGTCACGCGCGGCGGCGCGGGGGCGATCGGGTCGCGCCCGGAGGCGTCGAGTCGGCGCCGCAGGACGGTCACGGCGACCGCCGCGGCAAATGCCGCGGCCAGCGCGATGGCTACAGTTCGCAAACCCATGGCTACAGCCTGCCAAACTCCGGAGTCACGACCAAACCGGCGACCCGCCGATTCGGGCCACCCCGCCCCCGAGCGCCGGGGAAATGATTGGATGGCGGGGTGACGAATACAGCAATCATCCACACCAATCGCGGCGACATCACCGTGACGTTGTTCCCGAACCACGCACCGAAGACCGTGGCCAACTTCACCGGGCTGGCCGACGGATCCAAGGAGTACAGCACTTCGAACGCTCAGGGTGGTGACTCCGGACCGTTCTACGATGGCTCGGTGTTCCACCGAGTCATCGACGGCTTCATGATCCAGGGCGGTGACCCGACGGGCACCGGCCGCGGCGGCCCCGGTTACAAGTTCGAGGACGAGTTCCACCCGGAGCTCTCCTTCGACCGGCCTTACCTGCTCGCCATGGCGAACGCCGGTCCCGGAACCAACGGTTCCCAGTTCTTCATCACCGTCGGCCCGACGCCGCACCTGAACCGGCGCCACACCATCTTCGGCGAGGTGCTCGACGAGGAGTCCCGCAAGATCGTCGACGCCATTGCGACGACGGCGACCGGCCCCGGTGACCGCCCGGTCGACGAGGTGGTCATCGAATCGGTCGAGTTGCAGGACTAGTCATCAGCACTCCGACTCAACGGCCGGGTTCCGCGGCGATGCGGACCCGGCCGTTGGCCACTTACGCGCTGGTCGCTATCAATGTCGCGGTCTACGCGATCTGCGTCGCGCAGGCCCGAACCGGCGACTTCTACGGATTCGTCGATTCCTCAGTCTTCAACTATTCGACGCTGACCCCGGGTGATATTGCCGATCACGAGTATTGGCGTCTGCTGACATCGGGTTTCTTGCACCTGTCCCCGATCCACATCGGGGTCAACATGATCTCGCTGTACATCCTGGGAACCATGCTCGAGCCCATCCTGGGCACCGGCCGCTTCCTGCTCATCTACCTGATCTCCCTCTTCGGCGGCAGTGCGGCGGTGGCGATCTTCGCGGGCGACAACACCGCGACCGCGGGCGCCTCCGGTGCGATCTACGGGTTGATGGGCGCGATGCTCGTCATCGTGCTCAAACTCAAGGCGCCCGCCGGCCAGGTGATCGCGATCATCGCGATCAACCTGCTGCTGTCGATCACCGTTCCGGGCATCTCACTGGTCGGTCACGTCGGCGGCCTCGTGTTCGGGGCGCTGGCGACCGCGTTGGCCCTGTACATTCCCGACCTCGTCATCGGCCGGCAGACGCCGACCGTTCCGCTGCGCAAGCGGGCGACCGGTACCGCGTGGGCGGCACTGGTCGTTGCCCTGGTCGTCGCCGTCGCGCTGGGGATCGCCGCTCCCGCCCTCCGTTAGCCAGTTCACAGGAACCTCCCAGGTGTCGGATACGTCATAGTCGGGTTGAGGGCGCTACGTTCAACGGGATCAGGCGGGCGGTCCCCCTCCGCCACCGCTGATCCTTACGAAAGGAACAACCCCGATGCGCTTTGCAGACCATCACCGCGGCGGACGCGGTGGCCCTGGTGGACACGGTGGACATGGCGGCCCCCCCGGACGTGGACGCGACGATTGGGGCCGCGGCCCGCGCCCCCGTCGTCGTCGCCGTTACTGGGACCCGCGCTACCGCCGCTACTACTGGGGCTGGTACTGAGCCGGTCTGAACCAACAGGCTGAGAAGAACCCGATCGCGACCGCGGTCGGGTTTCTTCATGTCCCAGATTCCCAGCAAGCTGACAGGAATAGGCCAGTGCGTGCGGAAGGTTGTGGCCTACATTTTGGTGTAGAGAACCGGTGCCGGGCTGACCCGGCACCGATGGTGCACGCGAGCACGGCCAGTACCGAAACGAAAGGGAGATGCGCGATATGTTCTACATACCGCTTCGGCGCAGCCGTCGGCTGGCCGCATGCACGTGGGGCCCGGAGGACAAGTCCCGAAAAGCAAAGTCCAAGTCGCGCTTCTACAACGAGAAGACTGGCCGTTGGGAATGGCGGTACTGCTACTGACCCGTTTCGACGGGGAAGCCGGCCTGCGCGAGCACATCGGCGACGGCGTGGGGATCAGCGCCCAGGTCCCAGCGTCCAAACACCACCAACCGTGAATTGTCCGGCGGCAGTCCCCGCCGCCCGGACTCGGTACCGCGTGACTCTTCGGTGGCCAGATCCAATTCCAACTGGGCCGTTCGGCGACCGATGTGGCGCATCGACAGCACCCGGATTCGGTGCACGTCCTCGGGCGGATACGACTGTTGGCCGGTGAGGGTCCGCACGGTCAACAGATTGTCGTGCACCGCCAAGCGGGGGCGCAGCCGAAGGGCCGACACGCCGAAGAAGACCAGGCCGGCCGCGGCGATCACGATCAGCACCAGCCCGACCGGGTCGAGGTGCACCGCCCAGGCACCGACGACGAGGGCCACCGCACCCGCCAACAGCGCATAGCCGAATCCGGCCGGGGTTGACCAAGATGCCTGCATCGACGCTCCTACGAATACTTGTCCACAGGGGTTACCCACAGTGTGGATGAATTACACACATGTAATTTCCACAGTGTGGATAACCCGCGAGGGGGTGGTGGTGCGCCGCTAGCGCCAGCGCATGGTCATCAACAGACCGGCCACCATCAGGGCAAAGCCGATGAGGAAGTTCCAGGCGCCGAGGTCGGCCATCCACTTCAGGAACTGGCCGTCATTGCTGTACAGACCGGTCTGGGCGGCGAGGTAGTACACGATCAGCCAGACGAGGCCGAGCAGCATCAACCCGAACATCACGCTCTGGTAGATCAAACCCGACGGCCCGGCCTTGACCTTGACCGGAGTCCGGCTCGCGCTGGAGATCGTGTAGTCGGTCTTCTTACGGACTTTTGACTTGGGCATACGTCAACTATCCCACGACCGGGCGGTAGCCTGTCCACGTGAGTCAGGAAAACCGGATCCTCGTGGTCGACAACTACGACAGCTTCGTCTACAACCTCGTCCAATACTTGGGGCAGCTGGGCGTGTCGGTCGAGGTCTGGCGCAACGATGATCCCCGCCTCACCGAGCGTCCGCTGACCGAGACGATCACCGAATTCGCCGGCGTGCTGCTGAGCCCGGGGCCGGGTACCCCGGAGCGGGCGGGCGCCACGATGGACGTCGTGCGGGCCGCCACCACGACGCGGACGCCGGTGCTGGGCGTGTGCCTGG
Proteins encoded:
- a CDS encoding TetR/AcrR family transcriptional regulator; the encoded protein is MARNDERRAELADAGLTILATEGSRGLTHRAVDRMAGVPLGTTSNYFRDRAALVGGLVERIGQRIAPTEEFLASRANKPPTRELFTEYLQNIVDRLLAEPHVTLALFELRLESTRRPEVAEAISRWQREGFEADVGFNIAAGFPGRATEIALFHHAIDGLVLDQLTSPLLGETPTTVFVERLVEALLPRE
- a CDS encoding enoyl-CoA hydratase, whose product is MANELEVTRDAATAIITLNRPESRNALTAGLIAGLQQAIADAGADDTVAAVILTGTDPAFCAGIDLKAMADGGDWAGLAFENTPTGHPWAPIDKPIIGAINGPAVTGGLELALACDILVASERAVFADTHARVGVMPLWGLSARLPEMVGFGFAKRMSLSGMFVDAESALAHGLVTEVVAHDDLLPLATRIASDIAANNRAAVTALLGSYQRIRDDHLTPQLQTEADTAQAWMSTGGVDRVGASAESVIEQGRSQLS
- a CDS encoding CocE/NonD family hydrolase is translated as MYVPQRGRRRASLPMALVVGVAAILGVTLVTVPANAAPQAEFLGRVPHANWYGAYIPVAGGAQIYADVLVPRERSGKVPVVLAVGPYFQHLRASRQRLAERVPAQRYDDLVKGARLLERGYAVVFADLRGFANSSGCPDNSGPADRSDIRRIVRWAASQSWSSGKVGLYGKSYDGVTGLMAAGERIPGLAAVVAQEPVYDWYRYLYGNGVPRTTRVGTPLSLVYTSMNPPPSNVDVSSRQFQDYLTRSAANVINPGCVPAALVATQSAGVNDPYWVSRRVLGRLRGSTVPLFLSQGFIDQNTPADGLVDLLRNVSGPVTGWLGMWDHVRGNDTDRSAMMGHATDRSSTGRTDYLDQVAAFYGHYLKGEGPRPTGFYVQDNTGSWRVQNQWPLRSSVRRVALTTGAYRFNGQQVATKVPFRNRWASTQIDGAAASFGVLQRTFDDAANGVWTLLPPEAAAIRISGAPRITLRTRLAGGHNPGTTPVAVDLYDVAPSGQAILISQNVSMLGPKTTSFRLFATDWVVAPGHRLAIRVTDSNRGRWDYYAVPPNAVTVNVVGGEALLPLAPVVSGTRTTGTSNTSLEGHLRWYRYPVPRR
- a CDS encoding DUF4190 domain-containing protein, producing the protein MIPPVGKPSATPAQQGPRPPAGHPRPPATPPASTNQPPKAPPAPRPVPQPAPAPTPRPASAAANTPAKPTAPAKPATPHGSSSGTASAKPHALPAKPEPQLNKNAIPALLCSFFGISAPFGVYLGRKARREIAQTGETGDPYAVAALIIGWAYLTALGLGLATYLIFVLGGR
- a CDS encoding peptidylprolyl isomerase — encoded protein: MTNTAIIHTNRGDITVTLFPNHAPKTVANFTGLADGSKEYSTSNAQGGDSGPFYDGSVFHRVIDGFMIQGGDPTGTGRGGPGYKFEDEFHPELSFDRPYLLAMANAGPGTNGSQFFITVGPTPHLNRRHTIFGEVLDEESRKIVDAIATTATGPGDRPVDEVVIESVELQD
- a CDS encoding rhomboid family intramembrane serine protease yields the protein MATYALVAINVAVYAICVAQARTGDFYGFVDSSVFNYSTLTPGDIADHEYWRLLTSGFLHLSPIHIGVNMISLYILGTMLEPILGTGRFLLIYLISLFGGSAAVAIFAGDNTATAGASGAIYGLMGAMLVIVLKLKAPAGQVIAIIAINLLLSITVPGISLVGHVGGLVFGALATALALYIPDLVIGRQTPTVPLRKRATGTAWAALVVALVVAVALGIAAPALR
- a CDS encoding PH domain-containing protein, producing MQASWSTPAGFGYALLAGAVALVVGAWAVHLDPVGLVLIVIAAAGLVFFGVSALRLRPRLAVHDNLLTVRTLTGQQSYPPEDVHRIRVLSMRHIGRRTAQLELDLATEESRGTESGRRGLPPDNSRLVVFGRWDLGADPHAVADVLAQAGFPVETGQ
- the crgA gene encoding cell division protein CrgA; the encoded protein is MPKSKVRKKTDYTISSASRTPVKVKAGPSGLIYQSVMFGLMLLGLVWLIVYYLAAQTGLYSNDGQFLKWMADLGAWNFLIGFALMVAGLLMTMRWR